The following are from one region of the Syngnathus acus chromosome 10, fSynAcu1.2, whole genome shotgun sequence genome:
- the LOC119128175 gene encoding brevican core protein-like isoform X2: protein MEDATPDKARLNGESCWKPSKNALGSWILVNLGYTRKVTAIVTQGCNSTDTRSWDIPLEMRLSVNRKKWTKHPDGKFIGGGTHLLETPAFAQYVLILPLENRPEFGLRFDILGCPHEDKTTCARKFNSLRITDWMTFYCPPGCAKYFVAGTLVYSEDSHICAAAIHAGVIRNDIGGDCIVMRAPKQQVYTGSTGNRITSRHLNDPLGVSHTFADGEPRCAAPDWEEFAGFCYKTFDEEKNWADAQQVCRGFGAELVSIRSEMEQASVKNVSHLETSDMWTGLNDLALPGTLVWSDRHEVTFTHWAAGEPVQRVGLDQHCVAVLRQVRPQMSIRKKKSFALH from the exons ATGGAAGACGCCACCCCAGATAAAGCCCGCCTCAACGGGGAGTCCTGCTGGAAGCCGTCAAAAAATG CCCTCGGCAGCTGGATCCTGGTGAACCTCGGCTACACGAGAAAGGTGACTGCGATCGTGACCCAGGGCTGTAATAGCACCGATACTCGCTCCTGGGACATCCCACTTGAGATGAGACTGAGCGTTAATAGGAAGAAGTGGACCAAACACCCGGACGGGAAG TTCATCGGCGGTGGGACTCATCTGCTTGAGACGCCCGCGTTCGCTCAGTACGTCCTCATCCTGCCGCTGGAGAATCGTCCAGAATTTGGCCTCCGCTTCGACATCTTGGGATGCCCACATGAGG ATAAGACCACCTGTGCCAGAAAGTTCAACAGCCTCCGCATCACCGATTGGATGAC CTTCTACTGTCCACCGGGCTGTGCCAAATACTTTGTCGCTGGAACATTGGTCTACTCGGAG GACTCGCACATCTGCGCGGCCGCCATTCACGCCGGCGTCATCCGGAACGACATCGGAGGAGATTGTATTGTGATGAGAGCTCCCAAACAGCAAGTCTACACGGGCTCCACCGGGAACAGGATCACCTCCAGACA TTTGAACGACCCGCTGGGTGTGTCTCACACGTTTGCGGACGGGG AGCCCAGATGCGCGGCGCCTGACTGGGAGGAGTTTGCCGGGTTCTGCTACAAAACGTTTGACGAGGAAAAGAACTGGGCTGATGCTCAACAGGTGTGTCGTGGTTTCGGTGCGGAACTGGTGTCCATCCGCAGCGAGATGGAGCAGGCGTCAGTGAAAAATGTCTCCCACCTTG AAACCAGCGACATGTGGACCGGACTGAACGACCTGGCGCTTCCCGGCACGTTGGTGTGGTCGGACCGCCACGAGGTGACCTTCACCCACTGGGCCGCGGGAGAACCCGTCCAACGCGTCGGCCTCGACCAACACTGCGTGGCTGTGTTACGGCAGGTGCGTCCTCAAATGAGCAttaggaagaagaagagcttTGCGCTCCACTGA
- the LOC119128175 gene encoding brevican core protein-like isoform X1 gives MEDATPDKARLNGESCWKPSKNALGSWILVNLGYTRKVTAIVTQGCNSTDTRSWDIPLEMRLSVNRKKWTKHPDGKFIGGGTHLLETPAFAQYVLILPLENRPEFGLRFDILGCPHEGEQRDPRPLWLPKTTTPNMPQTLAFCPTDKTTCARKFNSLRITDWMTFYCPPGCAKYFVAGTLVYSEDSHICAAAIHAGVIRNDIGGDCIVMRAPKQQVYTGSTGNRITSRHLNDPLGVSHTFADGEPRCAAPDWEEFAGFCYKTFDEEKNWADAQQVCRGFGAELVSIRSEMEQASVKNVSHLETSDMWTGLNDLALPGTLVWSDRHEVTFTHWAAGEPVQRVGLDQHCVAVLRQVRPQMSIRKKKSFALH, from the exons ATGGAAGACGCCACCCCAGATAAAGCCCGCCTCAACGGGGAGTCCTGCTGGAAGCCGTCAAAAAATG CCCTCGGCAGCTGGATCCTGGTGAACCTCGGCTACACGAGAAAGGTGACTGCGATCGTGACCCAGGGCTGTAATAGCACCGATACTCGCTCCTGGGACATCCCACTTGAGATGAGACTGAGCGTTAATAGGAAGAAGTGGACCAAACACCCGGACGGGAAG TTCATCGGCGGTGGGACTCATCTGCTTGAGACGCCCGCGTTCGCTCAGTACGTCCTCATCCTGCCGCTGGAGAATCGTCCAGAATTTGGCCTCCGCTTCGACATCTTGGGATGCCCACATGAGGGTGAGCAACGCGATCCGCGGCCGCTTTGGTTgcccaaaacaacaaccccAAACATGCCACAAACTCTCGCCTTTTGTCCCACAGATAAGACCACCTGTGCCAGAAAGTTCAACAGCCTCCGCATCACCGATTGGATGAC CTTCTACTGTCCACCGGGCTGTGCCAAATACTTTGTCGCTGGAACATTGGTCTACTCGGAG GACTCGCACATCTGCGCGGCCGCCATTCACGCCGGCGTCATCCGGAACGACATCGGAGGAGATTGTATTGTGATGAGAGCTCCCAAACAGCAAGTCTACACGGGCTCCACCGGGAACAGGATCACCTCCAGACA TTTGAACGACCCGCTGGGTGTGTCTCACACGTTTGCGGACGGGG AGCCCAGATGCGCGGCGCCTGACTGGGAGGAGTTTGCCGGGTTCTGCTACAAAACGTTTGACGAGGAAAAGAACTGGGCTGATGCTCAACAGGTGTGTCGTGGTTTCGGTGCGGAACTGGTGTCCATCCGCAGCGAGATGGAGCAGGCGTCAGTGAAAAATGTCTCCCACCTTG AAACCAGCGACATGTGGACCGGACTGAACGACCTGGCGCTTCCCGGCACGTTGGTGTGGTCGGACCGCCACGAGGTGACCTTCACCCACTGGGCCGCGGGAGAACCCGTCCAACGCGTCGGCCTCGACCAACACTGCGTGGCTGTGTTACGGCAGGTGCGTCCTCAAATGAGCAttaggaagaagaagagcttTGCGCTCCACTGA